CAAAGGCGCCGCATAAACATTTCAAAGAACAAAATGTGCCGGGGCCGAAGGGAATATCTAATGCCCGGCCTTACAGGTAAACAGCTTTATCGCTTTTCCGTGTTTTTCATATAAAACAATAAGCTGTCAAACCTTGTAGAACAGGGATTGATAGACAATAAATCCGAAAACGCCTCAAAATCCAATCATTTTAGCCCTATGCCCATATTCCATTTTTTGCATAACTCGTTATGGAATACATTTGGGCATCGGTCTTATCACGAGAAATTTCAAAATGAACATGCTGCCAAAAACTTAAGTTGAGTAATTCATGTCTTAAACTTCGAGAACGTAGCACTTTCAGTTCTGAATAACTGATGTTACGCACAGATCATTTCAGGCGTCTCGGAGACGAATGCCAACGGCAGGCGCGCCAGGCGCATTTGGATATGCACTGTAGGTGCGAATTCATTCGCACTGCCTGTCTATCTTAGTTGCCTCGGGTCGAATACCCTCAAGGGGCACAAGTGAATTCGACCCTACAGTTGTAAAACTCAAATCATATCGCTTCTTGGATTAAAAACTATAACGATCATCAAATAGATAGAGAGATAACATGCAAGATCTTTTCAAATATGCTGATGAAATTGGGCCTGCAAAAATCATCCATATCTATGAGCCTTCCGCCGGCCTGAAAGGAATACTGGTCGTGGATAACGTTGCCATGGGCCCTTCTATCGGCGGGGTGCGCATAGCCATGGATGTGAGCCTTAATGAATGTTTTCGGCTTGCGCGGGCCATGACCTTTAAAAATGCCGCCGCCGGTCTGCCTCATGGCGGGGGCAAAATGGTTATTTACGGCGATCCCAAAATGCTCAAACACCAGAAACAGCAGATCATACGTGCCGCCGCCGCGTCGCTGCGTAATGAAGAATCCTATATTTTTGGACCGGATATGGGTACAGATGAAGAATGCATGGCCTGGGTCAAGGATGAAAACGGCCGGGCTATCGGCTTGCCAAGAGAACTGGGCGGCATTCCTTTGGATGAAATCGGTGCGACAGCCTGGGGCGTATATCATGCGGCAGACGTTGCGTTACGTTATCTGAATTTTGATTTAAAAGATGCAACAGTTGTGATTCAGGGTTTTGGTTCTGTCGGCAAACATGCCGCCCGGTTTTTATCTGAACAGGGCGCAAAATTAATTGCCGCCAATGACAGTCGCGGCACTATCTACAATCCGGAAGGTTTGGATATATCAGCGCTGTTCACGCTTAAAGATGAAGGTAAAAGTGTTGTTGATTATCCTGATGGCAAACGTCTGAAACTGGATGAGATTATCGATATAGAATGCGATATCTGGATCCCTGCCGCCCGCCCCGATGTTATTAATGAAGACAATGTGCACCGGCTCAAAACCCGCCTGGTTGTGGAAGGCGCCAATATTCCTGTGACCGATGGCGCTGAAAAGCAATTGTTTGAAAAAGGCATTATGTGCATTCCTGACTTCATTGCCAACGCAGGCGGCGTCATCTGTGGCACGGAAGAGTATCACGGCTCGACGGTAACAACCGCATTACATACCATAGAGGAGAAAATCAGACATACTACCGAAAAAATCCTGGAAATTTCCCAGAGGCAAAATGTAAATCCTCGTGAGGCGGCTATACAAATGGCTACTGATCGCCTTAAAAAAGCCATGTCTTTAAGGCGCTGGTCACTTTTTTCATCAGCACCGCATTTCAACTAGAAATCGAACCGGTCATTGAACAAGCAACGTTTCTTAACTGATGTTACGCATCAGTTTAATTGAGGCCGATTTAAAAAGCACCGCCAGCGCGACGGTTGTTTGAATCCAATTTTAGGGTCGAATACTTGTGCCCTTTGCGGGTATTCGACCTGAAACGCATGCTATAAAGCGCCAGAGGTGCTCGCCAAGGCTTTCTAAAAACTGACGAGCACTTGACGCAGATGCGCCGGTTTATGAAGCCTTTGCCGACTCACTGGCATTGTCAAGAAACTTCCGGTAATTGATCGATACCTTAAGGCCCGCGAAACGCCCGGCCATTCTGACCAACTCCTGAGTCGATTTATTGAAAGTCAATTTTACCTCGCTTAAGGCGCGGTCTTCATAGCCCTCTTCTATGCCATGGGTTTCCAGCAGAAAATGATAGATATACACTTCATTTTCTTTTTCCACCTGCACTTCCAGCGGCGCACCCAAATGCGCGACGACTGCAGGCTTCCTGGGCAGATCGGCGGAAATTTTTTTCAGCAGATCGGTATTGGCCCGCAGCTGCTGTTTATCCTTATCGATCTCGGCGCCGCCGATCGAACGCAGCGACACCTCCAGAAACTTCGGCGGCGCGATTTGCAGGAACAAGGGCGAAAAAGACCAGGATGTGATGCGGTTTTCCTTATTGAAGGTCAATTCGGAATAAAACTTGATCTCCGGCTTAACCGGCTGATTGCGGCTGTCGACCTTGCGAAACCAGTACCGGAAGCGCCGACCTTCCGGTATCGCATCATTTTCACTGGGATACAGCTTGGCCAGTGAAATAAAATCCTGGCTGTACATGATCGGCTTTTTAAATTCCAACGTGAAATCATCGGCCGCCACCACGCTAAAGTAGCGGTCGAATTCGCCCATTTGCAGATAGGTCTGATAGGCACGTATCCAATAAATGCAGCCGGTCAATGAAACGACCAGCGCCAACAGACCAATTATGCGAAGGACTCGCTTCATGACGACGCTGTTAATGCCGCGTTTCTGATCCATTCGTTGTCTTCTCTTGGGACAAAATGCCTTCCACGTCAACCTTGTCAAAACGATAGTGTGCACCGCAGAATTCGCAGCCCACTTCAATGACGTCCCGCTCGTTCAGAATGCTTTCCAGCTCCGCCCGCCCGAGCGCCAACAAGGTCCGCTCCAGTCTTTCGCGAGAACAGGCGCATTTGAATTCAACCGGTTCGGCATCGAACAGCCTGACTTTTTCCTCATGAAACAGGCGATGCAGCATCTGTTCGCAATCGAGCGCCATCAGCTCCTGCTCAGTCACGGTGTTTGCCAGCATCTCGATGTGGTCCCAATCAGACCGGTAACTCTGCTGAGCCGGCAACTCCTGCAACAGCAAACCTACCGCCTGCGTCTCATTGGCGAACAGCCACAGCCGGGTGCGCAATTGCTCCGATTGCGTAAAATAAGTTTCCAGGGCATTTGCAAGACCTGCGCCCTGCAGCGGCACGATGCCTTGATAAGGCTCGGCATTTTCAGGCTCTATGGTCAGCACCAGGCGCCCGTGTCCGAACATCTGCTCCAGCGTACTGCCTGACACCATGTCGGCGCTTCTTACCAGCCCTCTGATTTTTCGATCATGCGTGCACTGCGCCACCAGCGTTTTCAGATCGCCGTCGCCCTGCGCCTGCATGATCATCGAGCCTCTGAATTTGACGGTCGCGGACAACATCGTGACCGCCGCCAGCGCCTGCCCCAACTGCTGCATCACGTTTTGCGGACCTCGCTGATGCTTCTTCGCCGCTTGCCAGCTGGTCTTCAGCCTGACCCATTCACCACGCACGCCCAGCTCTTCAAATAAAAAACGGCGTAAAACATCTTGCTCTATCATGATTCTCCAATTAATTGTCTGCGCTTTATTCTCATTTCAGATCAGAGTAACCTGTGTTCAAACAGTTCCTAATCCACCTACGAAGGGCTATAGCTATGATTATCTCATCAAAAAAGCTCGTACTGCCAGACCCGGCGAACGCATTGTCCGGCCGCGACACCCCCATGCTCGTCACCAATCGTCACTTCGTTACCGGCAATCCGATCCTGCCGCCATTCCCGCCCGGCGTGGAGCAGGCCTTGTTCGGCCTGGGCTGCTTTTGGGGCGCCGAACGAAAATTCTGGGAACATCCCCACATATACAGCACGGCTGTCGGCTACAGCGGCGGTTATACGCCCAATCCGACTTACGAGGAGGTCTGCACAGGACTGACCGGCCATGCCGAAGTCGTGAAGGTCATTTACGATCCGGCTTTGACCTCATATAGCGAACTGCTGAAGCTGTTCTGGGAAGCCCACGATCCAACCCTGGGCATGCGGCAAGGCCCTGACATCGGCACGCAGTATCGCTCAGGCATATACACTTACACTCAGGAGCAATTCGAGGAGGCGCTTGATTCAAGGGATCATTACCAGCAGCGCCTCTCAGAGGCAGGGCTCAGGGAAATAACAACCGAAATTCGGCCGGCCGGTGAATTCTATTACGCCGAGGACTATCATCAGCAATACCTAGCCAAGAGGCCCATGAGCTATTCCTGTGTGATACCGATTGAGCTCAGCGGCCGGCCCCGATACGAGGATTAAAACAATACGCGCTGTTCTAACGTAGGGTACGAGAGTGTGAAAGTATTCGATATTCAAAATTTAACCACGAAGGACACGAAGAGCACGAAGATTTAAGATATTGATTAACTTAACTTTATTCTTCGTGTCCTTCGTGCTCTTCGTGGTGAATAAGGTTTTTCATGACGTTTTCATTAATACTTTCACAGCCTCGTACGCACCGCGTACCTTGCCCAAGCCGCCAGACCGGCAAGGCTTGGAAAAGACAGGCAAGGGATAGCCGGCAACACGGGTCCGATGCTGTCCATTAGTGGAATCACCAAATGCCGCCGGCGCGGCGGTCGTTTGAAGGCAGGGTCGCATTTATTCGGCCCGAAACACGGCTATTTTTAACGCGATAGGCAGGGCGAATACCCTCAAGGACACCAGTGAATTCGCACCTACGCCGTTCTGGTCATGCAGACGATGAGGCCGAAGCATGGCGTAAAGAACGCTTTAACGCTCTGCCCCCAGCAGGGAGCGCAGGATAAAAATCACCCGTATGCAACATCTGTTATTAATTTATGCCCGTCCGATAGGCTCATTGTATAATTCCGAGCACTGTTTTTTATTTATAGACAAAGCAAGGACCGATTGACCTTTATGACCTCTGAAAAGCGCCCTAATCGCCGCCGCCGTGGCATTTATCTGTTACCTAACCTGTTCACTACGGGAGCCATGTTTGCCGGCTTCTATGCCATTACTTCGGCGATGGGCGGACGATACGAAACCGCAGCCATTTCGATTTTCGTTGCGATGGTGCTGGATGGGCTCGATGGCCGCGTGGCGCGCCTGACCAATACGCAGAGCGAATTCGGCGTGCAATACGACAGTCTGTCGGACATGATTTCGTTTGGCGCGGCGCCGGCCCTGGTCATGTATATGTGGGCTTTCTCCAGCCTCGGCAAGCTGGGCCTGTTTGCGGCTTTCGTTCATATGGCCGGCGGCGCCTTAAGACTGGCGCGTTTCAATACCCAGGTCGAATCTGCCGACAAGCGTTATTTTCAAGGGTTGCCCAGCCCGGCCGCGGCCGCTATTCCGGCCGGATTCATCTGGATCTGCCTGGAATATGGCTATGACATTGAAATGCTTAAGTATGTCGCCATTGTGTTAATGATCAGCACGGGATTGCTGATGGTCAGCAACTTCCGCTATTCCAGCTTCAAGGAAATCGATTTGAAAGGCAAGGTTCCTTTTGTTGTGGCAACTGCCGTTATGCTGGGCATCGCTTTCGTGATGGCGCAGCCTCAGATCATGCTGTTTGCATTATTTTTGGCGTACGCGATTTCAGGGCCGGTCATTACCCTGGTCATGCGCAAGCGTCGGCTGCAGGGGCGCAAACCGTAAAAATCTGCTTGAGAGCCCAGAGTCAATCGCGTATAGTCATGATCATGTCCATTCAGCCCGTTATACCTTTTAAAAATGTTTTTACTGTCGCCCTGCCTGACGGGTCAGGGCCGCGCGCATTGCTGTGTCTATCTTTAAGATTCCTGCCCTGACGGGCGCATTCTTCTCTCTTACTTTATTTAAACCCTCTTTACTAATCGCTATCAGCGGAACCGCTGATAGTTCTCCATGCATGGAGCCCCTATGAAAGACAAGTTAATTATATTCGATACCACCTTGCGCGATGGCGAACAAAGCCCCGGCGCTTCAATGACGCGTGATGAAAAAGTCAGGATCGGCAAGGCGCTGGAACGTTTGAGAGTGGATGTGATCGAGGCTGGCTTCCCTATCGCCAGCATCGGCGACTTTGAAGCCGTTCAGGCCGTAGCCAAAGCCGTTAAAGACAGCACCGTATGCGGTCTGGCCAGAGCGCTGGACAAGGATATCGACCGCGCCGGCGAGGCGCTTAAAGGCGCCAACCGTTCGCGCATCCATACGTTTATCGCGACATCACCGATTCATATGCAGATGAAACTGCAGATGGAGCCGGAGCAAGTGATCGAGTATGCGGTCAGAGCCGTAAAGCGCGCGCGGCAGTATACCGATGACGTCGAATTTTCGGCCGAAGATGCCGGACGTTCGGAAGAGGACTTTCTGTGCCGTATTTTTGAAGCCGTGATCGATGCCGGCGCCACGACACTGAACATTCCCGATACGGTCGGCTACAGCATCCCGCAACAGTTCGGCGAGACGATCACCAATCTGATCAGACGCATCCCGAATTCGGACAAGGCCATTTTCTCGGTCCATTGCCATAATGACCTGGGACTGGCCGTTGCCAATTCCCTGTCGGCTGTCATGAACGGCGCACGCCAGATCGAATGCACGATCAACGGCCTGGGCGAGCGCGCCGGCAATGCCTCGCTGGAAGAAGTCGTCATGGCGGTCCGCACCCGTCAGGATGTGTTTGCCTGCCGGACAGGCATCGATACGCGCGAGATCGTCACCTGTTCAAAACTGGTCTCGTCGATTACCGGCTTCCCTGTGCAGCCCAACAAAGCCATCGTCGGCGCCAATGCTTTTGCGCACGAATCCGGCATTCACCAGGACGGCGTGCTGAAAAGCCGCGAGACTTACGAAATCATGCGCGCCGAAGATGTAGGCTGGACAGCCAACCGCATGGTCATGGGCAAGCACTCCGGCCGCAATGCATTCAAGAGCCGCATGACCGAACTGGGCTTTGAGTTCTCTTCCGAAGAAGAGTTGAACGATGCCTTTTTCCGCTTCAAGCAACTGGCCGACAAAAAGCACGATATTTTCGATGAAGACCTGCAGGCGCTGATATCGGAAGTCGGTTTCGAAGCCGAAGACGAACATGTCAAATTGATTTCGCTGAAGGTCTGCTCCGAAACCGGAGAAATCCCTAACGCTACGGTCGCCCTGCGCATCGACAACCAGGAAATCATGGGCAAGGCCTGCGGCAGCGGCGCTGTCGACGCCAGTCTTAAAGCCATCGAAGAGGTCGTGCAATCCGGAGCCACACTGGAGCTTTATTCAGTCAACAACATTACCAACGGCACCGATGCCCAGGGCGAAGTCACGGTACGCCTTGAAAAAGCCGGCCGCATCGTCAATGGACTGGGTGCCGATACCGACATTGTGATTGCCTCGGCGAAAGCTTATATCAACGCCATCAATAAGCTTCAGACGCCGAACCAGCGCCGGCATCCGCAGAAAGGTGATGTTTAGCCTTTTAATGAACGGTCATGGATAACGCGCTGCGCTTGCAATATCTGGAGGCGATGGGCATCGATGTCTGGGTTTCCAGAGCCGCGCCTGCCTCCGACGGGAATCTACAACCGCTCGTTGATAACGCAGCGCCGGAGGTTGCCGCGCCGGCGCCGGCTGATCATGAGCCAGCGCAATCCGAGCCGGATAATTGGGAGTCTCTGCAAGCCGAAGTGGCAGCGTGCCGAAAATGCGCTTTGTACGAGACGCGCACACAAACCGTTTTCGGCACCGGCAATAAGCAAGCCGACTGGATGGTGATCGGAGAGGCCCCCGGACAAAGCGAAGATCTGCAAGGCCAGCCATTTGTCGGCAAGGCCGGGCAGCTGCTGACGGAAATGTTGCGGGCATTGGGACTGGCTCGGGAGGATGTCTTCATTGCCAATATTTTGAAATGCAGGCCGCCCGGCAATCGCGACCCCAAACCGGACGAGATTGAAGCCTGCCATGCGTATCTGCAACGGCAGCGGGCGCTTGTCCAGCCCAAGATCATCCTGGCTGTAGGACGTATTGCCGCCCAGGCCCTGTTAAAGACTGAGGCCCCGCTGGCCAAGCTCAGAGGCAAAGTGCATACTTTAGATGAAACGCCGGTCGTTGTGGTTTATCATCCAGCCTATTTATTACGGTCACTGCCGGACAAGCGCAAAGCCTGGATGGATTTACAGTTGGCGATGAAGACGTACACAGAAGGTTGATTATGCGGGCAATGTTAGACAAAATAAAAAACTGGCTGGTTTATGATGCGGATAGGGAATTCTATGCCAAGGTATTTCCTGACTCCGTGAGTAGAAAAGATTTAATGCGCATTAGAAGAATGATCGCATCCGATCTGCCCAGTGTGGCGACAATCGAAAAAAGAGGCTATCCCTTCCCATGGGGCGAAGACATTTTCAAAGATTGCCTGAAAGCGCGCTATGACTGTTGGGTTTGCGAAGAGCAGGATAAAGTGCTGGGGTATTGCATTGCTTCCATCGCCGTCGGCGAGGCGCACGTTCTGAATCTCTGCGTAGACCCTGCCGAGCAAGGTCAGGGCATCGGCCGAAAACTGCTGGAGCATCTGATTGAAACGGCAAGGGACCGGGCCGAAACCGTTTTTCTGGAGGTGCGGCCTTCCAACAAAAACGCTATTGCCCTATACGAAAACCTGGGCTTCAACGAAATAGGCATCAGAAAAGCCTACTATCCGGCTGAAAACGGCCGCGAAGATGCATTGATGATGGCACTGGAGCTTTTTTAACAGACCGTACCGCAAGGACGCTTTTATTATTCACCGATTTAAATACCGGGCTGATCCGTTAGTCAGACATGGTTTCAGCCTTGCTGCCGGTTTTCATCCCCTGCCCTGTCTCGGCCAATAATCCGGACCAACATGGCCACCCGCCCGTCATCTTCATTGATATCATGACCAGGCTGGCATAAGTGCGAATTCACTGGTGCCCTTTAGGGTATTCGCACTGAACGAGCACTTTAAAAATAGCAGCGTTTCCGGTCGAATGCCTTACCAGGCCCAAGTAAATTCGTCCCAGCAACGGCGCAGCATCAGTAAAAAATTCTATTCCAGCCCGCCTTAATCATCAAAATCTCTTACCGAGACCTATCAAGCTGAACTTTTACGCCCGACAAACACGGCGTTGCCCTCTACCATACGATTTTATTGAAAATAATTAAACTATGTTATTTAACACACAAAAATAGGTTATTTGCCACACATGCAGTCTTAATATTACTTCTGTGTCAGTATTTATTTACATTTTTAATTAGATATCTTTATATTGCATAAGCAAATACTAAATCTGATGACCGCCTGAATATTATGGTATGAAAAATGCTTATTATTAGAAAGTTATTAACTAATAAATAAGTAAAATGAAGAAGTACGTACTATTATTGGGAGTGAGTTATCTAGGAAGCGGGATTGCTGCCGAACCTGTAACTGCGGATAAAGCCGACGTCAACGCCAGCCAGAACAAAGAACAGACTACAAGCGCGGACGACGCCATGGTTCTGGATACGATGATCATCAAAGGCCAGTCATCGAATATCGATGTGCCTTTCGGCTCTTATCTCGACCATTCCAAGATAGCGCTATCCAGGACGGCTATCAGCGATACGGCCAAAATGTTCAGCGACGTGCCCGGTATGAGCCTTTCCGGCGGCGGCGGCATTTCAAGCCGGCCCATTCTGCATGGCATGGCGGACGACCGGTTACGGGTGCAAGTGGACGGCATGAATTTGATTTCGGCTTGCGCCAATCATATGAATCCGGCGCTTTCTTACGTGGCGCCGTCCAGCGTTCTCAGCGCCCAGATACTGGCCGGCATCACGCCGGTGAGCCTGGGCGGCGACAGCATCGGCGGCACCATTCGCGTTAATTCGGCCGATCCCGAATTTGCCGAGGCCGGCGAGGCGCCTTTGGTCAGAGGTCAGATGTCAGGCTTCTACCGCAGCAACGGCGACGCATACGGAGGCAATATTTCCGCCTCGATAGCCAACGAGAACGCGGCGCTGACTTACACGGGCTCTTCGGTACAATCGCGCAATTACAAAGCCGGCGGCGATTTCACCGCCGTCAATAGAATCAACGGCAAGGATGTCGTCGGCTCTTCGGCCTATCGATCCGAAAACCAGTCTCTGTCATTGGCCTTGCGTAATGACAAGCATCTTGCCGTCATCAAGGTAGGCCAGCAGAACATCCCTTACCAGGGCTTCCCCAATGTGCGCATGGACATGACCGGCGATGACAGCTGGTTTGCCAATGTCTTCACCAAGAGCCAGTTCGACTGGGGTAATCTGGAAGCGCGCGCCTATCATGAAGACGCCCGGCACAAGATGAACTTCCTGAAGGACAAAGGCGGCGAATCAGGCCGTACCATGCCCATGGATACGCACGGCATCAACCAGGGCCTGATGGTCAAGGCCAATATCGATGTGACCGACCGGCATTTGCTGACCGTCGGCAGCGAGTATCAGCGCTATCGCCTGAACGACTGGTGGGATCCGATCGGCACCGACCCGACCAAAATGATGCAGGGCACCGGCCCCTTCTGGAACATCTTTGAAGGCAAGCGCGACCGGCTGGATGTGTTTACCGAATGGGAAGCACGCTGGAACGCTCAATGGCTGACCCAGGTCGGCATCCGCGTCGGCGGCGTGGAAATGGACGCCGGCAATGTCATGGACTATGGCAAGCTGACGCCTGACGCCATCGCCTTCAACAATACCAAGCACAAGCGCACCGACGTCAATATCGACTGGACGGCCTTGGCGCGTTACACCTTTAACGACATGCAGACTTATGAGTTCGGCGTCGCCAGAAAAACGCGCTCGCCGAGCCTGTACGAACGCTATGCCTGGTCGCGCGGCACCCAGATGGGCATGATGACCATGCCGATGAACATGTTCATGAATAACTGGGTCGGCGACGGCAACGGTTATGTGGGCAATATCAACCTGCAGCCTGAAGTTGCTCACACCATCAGCGCGACAGCCGACTGGCATGACGCCAATCAGGAAGACTGGCAGGTCAAAGTCACGCCTTTTTACACCAACGTCGACAATTATATCGATGCCGAGCTGTGCCAGCCGGCCAACGGCCTGACCTGCGCCAGCCCGTCGCACGGCGGCTTTAATCTGCTGCAGCTGGATAACTTTGAAGCCCATCTGTTCGGCGTCGATGTATCAGGCAGCAAACTGTTGCTGGAAACCAGCCAATACGGCAGCCTGACCGGCAGGACGGTCATGAGTTATGTCAG
This is a stretch of genomic DNA from Methylobacter sp. YRD-M1. It encodes these proteins:
- a CDS encoding Glu/Leu/Phe/Val family dehydrogenase, whose protein sequence is MQDLFKYADEIGPAKIIHIYEPSAGLKGILVVDNVAMGPSIGGVRIAMDVSLNECFRLARAMTFKNAAAGLPHGGGKMVIYGDPKMLKHQKQQIIRAAAASLRNEESYIFGPDMGTDEECMAWVKDENGRAIGLPRELGGIPLDEIGATAWGVYHAADVALRYLNFDLKDATVVIQGFGSVGKHAARFLSEQGAKLIAANDSRGTIYNPEGLDISALFTLKDEGKSVVDYPDGKRLKLDEIIDIECDIWIPAARPDVINEDNVHRLKTRLVVEGANIPVTDGAEKQLFEKGIMCIPDFIANAGGVICGTEEYHGSTVTTALHTIEEKIRHTTEKILEISQRQNVNPREAAIQMATDRLKKAMSLRRWSLFSSAPHFN
- the hslO gene encoding Hsp33 family molecular chaperone HslO, giving the protein MIEQDVLRRFLFEELGVRGEWVRLKTSWQAAKKHQRGPQNVMQQLGQALAAVTMLSATVKFRGSMIMQAQGDGDLKTLVAQCTHDRKIRGLVRSADMVSGSTLEQMFGHGRLVLTIEPENAEPYQGIVPLQGAGLANALETYFTQSEQLRTRLWLFANETQAVGLLLQELPAQQSYRSDWDHIEMLANTVTEQELMALDCEQMLHRLFHEEKVRLFDAEPVEFKCACSRERLERTLLALGRAELESILNERDVIEVGCEFCGAHYRFDKVDVEGILSQEKTTNGSETRH
- the msrA gene encoding peptide-methionine (S)-S-oxide reductase MsrA; protein product: MIISSKKLVLPDPANALSGRDTPMLVTNRHFVTGNPILPPFPPGVEQALFGLGCFWGAERKFWEHPHIYSTAVGYSGGYTPNPTYEEVCTGLTGHAEVVKVIYDPALTSYSELLKLFWEAHDPTLGMRQGPDIGTQYRSGIYTYTQEQFEEALDSRDHYQQRLSEAGLREITTEIRPAGEFYYAEDYHQQYLAKRPMSYSCVIPIELSGRPRYED
- the pssA gene encoding CDP-diacylglycerol--serine O-phosphatidyltransferase; protein product: MTSEKRPNRRRRGIYLLPNLFTTGAMFAGFYAITSAMGGRYETAAISIFVAMVLDGLDGRVARLTNTQSEFGVQYDSLSDMISFGAAPALVMYMWAFSSLGKLGLFAAFVHMAGGALRLARFNTQVESADKRYFQGLPSPAAAAIPAGFIWICLEYGYDIEMLKYVAIVLMISTGLLMVSNFRYSSFKEIDLKGKVPFVVATAVMLGIAFVMAQPQIMLFALFLAYAISGPVITLVMRKRRLQGRKP
- a CDS encoding 2-isopropylmalate synthase; protein product: MKDKLIIFDTTLRDGEQSPGASMTRDEKVRIGKALERLRVDVIEAGFPIASIGDFEAVQAVAKAVKDSTVCGLARALDKDIDRAGEALKGANRSRIHTFIATSPIHMQMKLQMEPEQVIEYAVRAVKRARQYTDDVEFSAEDAGRSEEDFLCRIFEAVIDAGATTLNIPDTVGYSIPQQFGETITNLIRRIPNSDKAIFSVHCHNDLGLAVANSLSAVMNGARQIECTINGLGERAGNASLEEVVMAVRTRQDVFACRTGIDTREIVTCSKLVSSITGFPVQPNKAIVGANAFAHESGIHQDGVLKSRETYEIMRAEDVGWTANRMVMGKHSGRNAFKSRMTELGFEFSSEEELNDAFFRFKQLADKKHDIFDEDLQALISEVGFEAEDEHVKLISLKVCSETGEIPNATVALRIDNQEIMGKACGSGAVDASLKAIEEVVQSGATLELYSVNNITNGTDAQGEVTVRLEKAGRIVNGLGADTDIVIASAKAYINAINKLQTPNQRRHPQKGDV
- a CDS encoding uracil-DNA glycosylase is translated as MDNALRLQYLEAMGIDVWVSRAAPASDGNLQPLVDNAAPEVAAPAPADHEPAQSEPDNWESLQAEVAACRKCALYETRTQTVFGTGNKQADWMVIGEAPGQSEDLQGQPFVGKAGQLLTEMLRALGLAREDVFIANILKCRPPGNRDPKPDEIEACHAYLQRQRALVQPKIILAVGRIAAQALLKTEAPLAKLRGKVHTLDETPVVVVYHPAYLLRSLPDKRKAWMDLQLAMKTYTEG
- the rimI gene encoding ribosomal protein S18-alanine N-acetyltransferase, whose amino-acid sequence is MRAMLDKIKNWLVYDADREFYAKVFPDSVSRKDLMRIRRMIASDLPSVATIEKRGYPFPWGEDIFKDCLKARYDCWVCEEQDKVLGYCIASIAVGEAHVLNLCVDPAEQGQGIGRKLLEHLIETARDRAETVFLEVRPSNKNAIALYENLGFNEIGIRKAYYPAENGREDALMMALELF
- a CDS encoding TonB-dependent receptor plug domain-containing protein, which gives rise to MKKYVLLLGVSYLGSGIAAEPVTADKADVNASQNKEQTTSADDAMVLDTMIIKGQSSNIDVPFGSYLDHSKIALSRTAISDTAKMFSDVPGMSLSGGGGISSRPILHGMADDRLRVQVDGMNLISACANHMNPALSYVAPSSVLSAQILAGITPVSLGGDSIGGTIRVNSADPEFAEAGEAPLVRGQMSGFYRSNGDAYGGNISASIANENAALTYTGSSVQSRNYKAGGDFTAVNRINGKDVVGSSAYRSENQSLSLALRNDKHLAVIKVGQQNIPYQGFPNVRMDMTGDDSWFANVFTKSQFDWGNLEARAYHEDARHKMNFLKDKGGESGRTMPMDTHGINQGLMVKANIDVTDRHLLTVGSEYQRYRLNDWWDPIGTDPTKMMQGTGPFWNIFEGKRDRLDVFTEWEARWNAQWLTQVGIRVGGVEMDAGNVMDYGKLTPDAIAFNNTKHKRTDVNIDWTALARYTFNDMQTYEFGVARKTRSPSLYERYAWSRGTQMGMMTMPMNMFMNNWVGDGNGYVGNINLQPEVAHTISATADWHDANQEDWQVKVTPFYTNVDNYIDAELCQPANGLTCASPSHGGFNLLQLDNFEAHLFGVDVSGSKLLLETSQYGSLTGRTVMSYVRGQNNDTGGNLYQQMPFNALVALDHRLGGWTNTIETQIVDAKDDVQDVRLEPKTAGFVLLNLRSSYSWKHMRVDAGIDNLLDKNYALPLGGTYIGERHPVTGQYIAGTAVPGMGRSFNVGLTLTY